The window ttgtccctctttggggggatactcccactaggtttaaatctgggactctgtAGACAATGCAAAGCAAAACAATATCAGAAACCAAATTACATTGTAAACATGAAGATAGAGCTGAGCAGTActcaaatacagtatataactAAATAAACAGACAGATTGCTTCACACTGGTTACGTAAACTTAAAGTCAGATATTATGAATTAACACAGCATACAGCTATGCAATGAAGGCAACTTTGCACTGTTTATCATCCAGTACACAgaggacagaaacaacaacacaataacaacaaaCCTCTCTGCTAGAAGCTAGTTAGGAATTAAATCTTTTACTAGCAAACTGCCACTTATGCATAACCTCATTTTAACAGAAGCAGACAAAACTGCTGGTAAGTCATCAAATACACTCATGGCTAAAGACAAACATAACTGAGTGAAGTACAACATCAAACTTACGGTCTTATAATCGCACACACTGTCAGTTGTCCGGCGGCTGTTTGTCTCTGAGCTGAAGCTGCGGGCATGCACACCTACGGTGCATTCAGTGGTGCATGGGAAATCCCATACACTCCCTACCCTTTTGGACATTAAATGAGGACTGGGCAAAATTCAACTGTATATTGAAAGTTAGTAAAATTCAAAAAATATTTAGTTAAAGGCAAGGACTTCAGTTTGTATGTCTTTAAACAGTGGTATAAGATTATCTGTTTTTTCTGGTGCAGAATCAAATAACTGTTTAACTCTAATTTTGACCTAATTAATAATGGAATAACTGGTCCATTAGTCGTTATTAGAAGTATCTGTGCAAGCCCCAAAatgaagatgattttttttaacttgtcatCATTAGACTGTATAAATTCTCCCCATTTTGAATTAGATTCAAGCTTTGGGACTGGAACAAAATCAGACGATTAATGATGCTTTTATATTAATGCATGCTTAATGTCAGCAGGATGAAACACAAAACCTCTGAGTTGTTTTTCTGCAGTGAAAGCTTTATAAGTACAATTTCCTAAATCTCCTAACTCTTTTATTGGCAGTGCTGTTCTTAACATTTCTTAATTCTGAATACTTCTTTCACCACTAGATGGCCTATGTCAGCTATTTTACAAATAACTAAAATACATTTAGAGGAAGGGCCATGGAAGAAAGCGCCATCCTCTCTGTACTGATAGTTCAGCTCTGCATGTCCCTTCTCATTGCTGTAAAAGACCACAGTGTCTGCTTAACATTTTCAAATCTTAAATTTCAATCAGCCAAAGCAAAGATGTGGAGCCTCCAAAACCTGCTTTTCATCCTCTGCAGTAagtattttaaatgaataaataattaaacatatAAAGGTCAAAGGCAGATGTAGATTAAACAGTAGATTTATATGTTTTAGTATTAAGGAGCAGTATGCAGGACCAGTTATGAAAAGTTAGATGGCTGTCCCGGTCATCTGATTTCTTTTTACAGCTCTAACGGTGcttcaaataaaacacaatattttcGCATTGTCTTTACAGTTACTCTGAGATGTGTGACCACTGCAGTAGGGGTGATCCATGTGACTGGATATGTGGGGAGAGAGGTTAACGTTTCCTGCTCTTATGATGAGGGTTATGAATCTTATGAAAAGTACCTGTGTAAGAACGACTGTGGTGACAGTGATGTTCTTATTACAACATCAAACTCCtcgaaaaataaatacagtatccATGATGACAAAACAGCACGAATCTTCACAACGACCATCACTGATCTTCATTCTATGGATGCTGGGAAATACTGGTGTGGAGTGACCAGAACTGGAAAAGATATCTACACTGAAATCGAGCTGAAATTAGTACCAGGTAAATAAAGACATGGACAAGTTGAGTTGTACATTTAAAGTgattaaaaattatataaagAAAGTTAAATGTACTGCCATTACCTGCTATTTCTGCTGTAGCATCAACATACTGTTAAACTGTAGTTTAACTCAATACTCATTGGTTCAGTTTAGTTGAATCAATCTTAAGATCCTATGCTGACATCTCAATACTTAAGCCCGATGGATAAACATGTACAGACCAGTAacaaaaagacataaaacactCCCAAgtagataaaataataaatgcaaacagtaaatatatttaaacCCTCATATAAGCATGTATGTGAAGCAAGTGAAAGACTTTAAAACAATGAGTTGAATATGAAACTCTTGTGCTTTATATATAACCATTTTTTGGCTGTAACACTTCTGATGTTGTTTACCCTCTTGACAGACAGCTGCTGTGACACTGTGACCAAAGTTCAAAGTTATGAGAGATACTCTGAGTCTGTCAGTTGTCCGTATGAGTCTCAGTACCAGAACAACCTGAAGTACATCTGCAGAGGAAATCAGCCCTCCACATGTCTGCAGCAGGCACTGATCATCTCTGACAACAAACAAAATGGACGATTCAGACTTGATGATGACAAAGTGTTAGGAACATTCACAGTGAACATTAGCAGTTTGACTCAAAATGATTCAGGGTCATACCTCTGTGGTGTCGACAGAAACTCTGAGCTGGATGTTTTTTCTGCTGTTGAGCTTAAAGTTGAAGGTGAGAGGTCATAGTTATACTTAATTACATCAGCCTGAATATATCAATGCTTTCTCCTCAATAAGCTCCAACAAGCTGAATATCTGGTGATTCTAAAATACCTTTTCTCGTTCAATCTGACAGAGTGGTGCTGTGTCAAGTCAACTAAAATAAATGGTACTGCAGGACATCCACTAACTTTGCAATGTCCTTATCCTCCACAATATCGGCATAACAGCAAGTTCCTCTGTAAGGGAGACCACCGCAACAATTGCACAAAGATGGCGGTGAGTCAAATGAGGTTCACACTGCAAGATAATGCTACTTCCAGTTCTTTCATGATGAAGATCACAGCACTGGAAGCAGATGATGCTGGGACATACTGGTGTGGGACAGACTCACAGGGGAGAGTTGGAAACTACACCAAGATTGAGCTGTCAGGTATGCTGTGAACAATTTTGTATATATAATCCAACTAATAGATGTGTCATCTGTGTGCTTGTTTGGGCTCAGTTCAGCTGTCTGAGGTGtgaacaaatgaaaaaagaaaactgtctgTATGAAGCTCACAGTAAGCACAACAAATAGCACCACAGAAATAGAACTACTGACAACCTCACCTACTCGTTACTTATCAGATGAACATTTATCTGAAATCtgtttttgggtttgttttgttgtgtgtaaATATTAGAATTTGTTAAGTTATACAAGCTTATCTGCTAAAATAAGAATTTATAGCCACACTAGCACCATTTGACTGAAAGCTTTTAAGTTTTATATGTATCGCATgtattagggctgtgcgatatgaccaaaatctcatatcccgatattaagataTCTATCGTccaataacgatataaatcacaaaaatgcaacattttctgtaaattctgtgaatctcgggcagctcgacttgcgtgaagtgtttccagctgggcgtcatgGACCtagagtcgagtgttttaactgatgcatggaactatacatttttagacataggttgtaacggccgccgttttctttatGAGTATTTATttcacggcgtgctgcggggaaaagtctgttctaacgtttgagtgtaaggtttatttttttttagcacctgacggctcttttttgcttctcatccgtaaatactctgcatctttcacgtgattcagtttattttgaaaagtctcaacaggatcttgagctttattgtgaaaggtttatgtggaaaataaacaagcggacacgccgtggttttaccgttgttgttgctaacgacaacgcataaaaacaagtgcttgtctgtctgtagtgtggttatattaaatataagagaaagagagaactttaagaaattaatatagccactacagtgaccatcaaaatgatgaaaaaatattgccgtaaacagtttattttgagacacaacgaaacaaacgatagcgtaaaatgaaacgatagacgatTTATAttgtcatccgatatatatcgttatatcgaacagccctagcaTATATTaactacaaatataaaatagGGATCAAGCAAACCTTGAAAGTGTAACTATCACCTGAGTATTAATATTGTGAAAATTGATACCAtggaatatataataatattaacaataacttcatttatgtagcacttttaaaaacacagagttaaaaaatgtttcacaatttaaattaaaaagtcatgctGAAGATAGGGTGGATTGAAGATTGAGTCAGCCAAGCTGACTGACTGAGGAAAGCTGTTTCACAGTTTGGGCGCTACAACCTCAAAGCATGATCACCTTTGGTTTTAAAAACAGAGCGAGTGACAAACATGACCAATTTAATGTCTATGAAACTCCATGAAATACAGTAACAGAAATAAGCACTGGTTTCTTGGTTGATTTATATGTTTCCTGGTAATTCaatggagaaaacttgaaaaagtgtTTTGGTACAAACATTTAGTCaaatgacccagtgtttttgagttttttgactATAATCTGTCTTGAGATATAGTTGCTGAGAGCactaagagttttttttctcttacagTCTTTCTGCAGCACACCAGCACTGTAACTCCAGGCACCACAGTGGGAACAAGAATCCCAGGTAAAACTATTACAGATACAGAAAACACGTGTGTCTGTTAGTGTGTACTTCAGCTGATAGGTGTTGtgacaataaatacattttacaccaTGGATTATGGTTAAcatttggttttggttttggctTCATGGTTACATGAAGTGAATGTAAGTCAAGCCAATATGTTAAAACATCTGTGGGTGTGTGCACCAGTAACCACAGTTAAGTTATAAACGTAACTTATAAACCGAAAATTATGAAACCATTACGTAAGTCCATAGGTCTGCTGTTAGGTCCATGAAAGATTGTTATTGAAAGTGCAATTTTACTGTGTTCTcttttggtttctatttttcagATGCAGCGCTCTATGTGGTTTACACAGTTCCCGTTGTGCTGCTGCTAATGTGTGTTCTAGTAATTGTTTATAAGTACAGATGTCTCAAAGGTATTGTTACAttcatatacacacagagacccTTAAACTCAGATGTGTATGAAAAACTAGCATAACCACATCTAATGCTGTGTATTTTCAGAAGCTGGTGACACCACGAGCAAACATACGCCCAAGGCAAAGAGCTCAAAGGAAGTGATGGTTGCAACAGGAAGCAGAGTAAGTCTTAGAGAAAGAGTATTAATAGAGTTGTAGGTCTATAACACACTCCACTATAAATAAttacaataaaagaaatgacTGATTTTACTCATAGTCCAGTCTTTAATATGTAACATTTATTTGGTGATTTAATTAAATAGGAAGGTGTAGTCTAATTGTTTTGAACAGAAGAGCTAAAAGAGAAGTGCTCCCTTGACCTGTTTTCACTTCTATATCATAGTGTGACATTAACTGTACACTTTTAGTAAGTGTATCATGGTGCATTGTTACATTGTGGCATGAAAGAGTGGCTATTGACCAACAGGCTGCACTTCCAGAGCACTGACTATAGAATTTCTGTGCTGTTACATTTATTACCCTTAACTataattcctaaaaaaaaaatgtttactaCATTTTGGTTATTATAACCCTGGATGGAAATAAATTAATACTGCAACTTGACTTGCTGGAGGAAGCATAATGCTACTTTGGCTGAAATGCCAGTGTAtagacatttttttcaaaatgtttccAACAACCCAGGTCGCTGCAACGTGTGTTGTTCATTGTTCTGTTTACTGTGTGTTGATTCTTTTTTAGGTTTATGGAAATCAAGAAAGTGTCTTGACCTACAAAAAGCAACGTGCCTGTAGCCACCATGAAGATCCAGGTAGAAATGAAGAGGTCTACGCAAACATGCCCACAACAGAAGAAATCTACTGTAATGAAAGTTTCCATAATAGAAAAACATGAATTGAGTTCACAGCTGTGGTCcatatatttcatttcattagtATTCCTTAGCTTCCTTAACTTTCtactctttttaaaataaaaatgtagaatTCTCCAAATGTAAACTATCAACATGAGTGTGaactaaataaataagcaaAGTAAGATAAAATACAGTTTGGTGAAACATAATACtagcttttatgctccttatatctggaacaaactcccagaaagcctcagatcagctgaaacactcagtttatttaaatccaggttgaagactcacttattctcagctgcatttgaataaagcaccaaatccgtacttaagcttaaatttcaaaacttacattttaactactgattttatctactgttctgatttttgattttatttactgttttgtttgttagttagtttgttttaatcaattttaaatcatgctatATATATcaagctatataaataaacttgccttgccttactaCATTTAATAGTATATTGATTtatattcatcttcatttattttaccTAATTAAACTTTTATTACCACAACTGCTTTTCATCAGAAGGTTCTCCAAGAACAAATACTTTCTTTTCTGTGGTCATGAAAATAATAGAATGCTGAATTTGCCAGGATCTGCTAAAGAAAACATGAAGTTCTTTTGTAAATTATGGCCATATGGTAACACGGTGGCGTGGTGGTTAGCActattgcctcacagcaagaaggtcctgggtttgactCAGCTGAccagggcctttctgtgtggcgtttgcatgttctccccatgtttgcttGGGTTCTCTcctggtactccagcttcctctcacagtccaaagacatgcagttatgggtgttaggttaactgatgaTTCTGGGGATGGAGacaatggttgtctgtctctctgtgttagccctacgatagactggcgacctgtccagggtctaacctgcctctcgccctatgacagctgggttAGGCTCCATCAGGCAAACCCTGATGAGGATAAGCAGAACACAATGGAGGGATGACCATTATTAGAGTAACAATAGAAGATTCACTACaatatgtttattttctcaTGACGTGTAAATCACTGGTTGTTTTCTGTGTAAGAAAAACATGGTAATGATGCCATGCACATGTACAGTATATATCAgaaagagaaggtacgacctctctcatgaccttaggatgtgtgtgtatgccagagcactctggaacGCGCTTCGGACTTTGACCAATatcatacttttatttattaacttttattaattttttctctctgtcttttactTAGCAGTAGTGTGGTAGTTTGTTTTAATAGCTCTCTCTTAAAAAAGGGATTCCTGCTGTctactttttatatttcatgCCGGCACGGTTGGTGtggcacatgcacacatttacaatttcattgtacatgtacaatgaaaataaagggctattctattcaaTCCAATGCTATTATGGAAAGCTTGTGAAATCTTCTTTAACCACTAGATGGGATGTGTCAGCTATTTCAGAAGCCCAACTAAGAATGCTCCACCTCATCTGTGTTGATGGTCCAGCTCTACCCCTCCCTTCACATTACTATGGCGTTAAATGACGCCTATTGTTTCCATCATTTTTTTAAGCCGGAGAGAATTTCCTGTCAAGGCTCTATTTGGACAAACTAAAGCAAAGATGAGGAGACTTCAAAACCTGCTGTTCACCTTTTGCAGTAAGTTGTTTAAACTGGTAAATAACTAAAATATAAAGATCAAAGACTGATGCAGATTAAGTAATACATATATCTCTTTTAGTAACTTAGGAGCAGTAGGCCAAACGCTTTCAGACTTGGTAATTTCGTTATACACTAATATTGTTAGTATGAAACCTTGATGACTACaaagaaaatacacacaaaaaaatgtttcacattCTTTTTCCAGTTGCTCTGAGGTGTGTGACCAGTGCAGTAGGGGCGATCCATGTGACTGGATATGTGGGGAGTGCGGTTAAAGTTTCCTGCTCCTATGATCAGGGTTACGAGTCTTATGAGAAGTACttgtgtaagaatgactgtcaCAGCAATGATGATGTTCTTATTACAACATCAAATCCAGTGAAAAGCAAATACAGGATCCATGATGACAAAACAGCACGAATCTTCACAACGAGCATCTCTGATCTTCGTTCCGTGGATGCTGGGAAATACTGGTGTGGAGTGACCATATTTGGAATAGATAGCTACACTGAAGTCGAGCTGAAATTAGTCCAAGGTAAATAAACCTTTCCCAAAATTGAATTATATATTGAATTCAGGTAAAATCATATGTATAAACCCGTTGTTATTGTATAGGTTCCAATGTAgcaacagacaaaaacataactGATAAAACATTACTTGAATTAAATGCTATAAATATGACCTGCTCCTCAGTTTTAGCCATTATAAATATTTCAGTTTAGTTCAGGTTTTCTTAAGATCCATTACATATAATTTTGTTACGGCAaactaattaaataaaacatcatATCTCTATTCTATGACTGCAGTGTGTCTTCTAATGCTGTTGATCTTTTTGACAGACAGCTGCTGTAACAATGTGAAAGAAGTTGAAAGTTATGCAGGATATTCAGTGTCCTTCAGTTGTCTGTATGAGTCAAGGTACCAGAACAACCTGAAGTACATCTGCAGAGGAACACAGCCCTCCATGTGTCTGCAACGGGCACTAATCACCtcttacaacaaacaaaatGGGCGATTCAGATTTGATGATGAAAATATGTTAACACAATTCACAACAAAGATTAGCAGTTTGACCCAGAGTGATTCAGGGCGTTACCTTTGTGGCATCCAAAGAAACTCTGACCTgcatcttttctgtgcttttgaGCTGAAGGTTAAAGGTGAGCGTTCATAGTAACATCTCATTATATCAGCTGACAGAAAACACTGCTTTCTGCAAAATTAATACATTTGTCTTTTTGACAGACCACTGCTGTGATACTGTGACCAATATTGAAAATTATGAGGGATACTCTGAGTCCATCAATTGTCCTTATGAGAATCAGTACCAGAACAGCCTAAAGTACATCTGCAGAGGAAACCGGCCCTCCACATGTCTGCAGGAGGCAATAATCACCTCTGACAACAGAGAAAATGGTCGCTTCAGACTTGATGATGTAAAAATGTCAAGAATATTCACAGTGACAATTAACAGTTTGACTCAAAGTGATTCAGGGCATTACCTTTGTGGTGTTCAAACAAACTCTGACCATGATGTTTTCTCTGCTGTTGAGCTAAGAGTCAAAGGTGAGAAATCATAGTAATATCTCATTATACCAACCAAAAGAAAACAGCTTCTTCTAAAAGAAAGtatttcagatttatttttgaatcgtaaattgtttttctctttcattctgACAGAGTGGTGCTGTGTCAGGTCAACTAAAATAACAGGTACTGTGGGACAGCCACTAACTCTGCAGTGCCCTTATCCTCAACAACATCGGGATAACAGGAAGTTCCTCTGTAAGGGAGATCACCGCAACAGCTGCAGAGACATGGTGATGAGTCAAAACAGATTCGCACTACAAGACGATATTTATTCCAGCTCTTTCTCAGTGACGATAACAAAGCTAGAAGAAGCAGATGCTGGGACCTACTGGTGTGGGTCAGACTCACAGTGGAGAGTTGGAAACTACACCAAGATTCAGCTGTCAGTCGGTGAGATGAACACATTTATATGAAGGAAAAATGGAGAGAGCTATGAGTTACATCCTGTGTTTTTACACTGCGACTGGTGATTCAGTTGTTTGTAGTGTGATAGAATTATGACAACTCCATAGTGTTTCACACAAAGCACAGAATATATGCCAAACAGAACTAGAggccagtttttcttttatcttcttTACTGGATGGTTTGctacataaatgaataaattaattaattaataatctaATTTCAGTTGCGTGAATAGTTTAAGATTCTTGGGGTATCAGTCAGGACCCTCTGCACTAGTCATTCTACTAAAATGTGATTCTTGTGTTAATATAAAGTTTCTAAGAGAACTaagaggggtttttttgctcCAACAGTCTTTCTGCAGCATACCAGCACTGTACCTTCTACAGTAAAAACTCCTTGAAAAACTGTACCTCCTACAGTAGAAAATcttgtaaaaaatataacttctACATTGCTTTTATCCCCACAAGGGCATGTATCTAGTAAGGGTCCCCAGGCTACCCAAGCCTACCTTTGGGATCTGGACACACAATTGTATCCAGATCccaaaaagctgattctgttcatttggatATTGCagaggatcaaataattattttccaCACTCTATATTTCatattgtcttccaggggccagagcaggcaacattgagggaaatttaaaactgctggctaagggtaaacgtaaattcagtaaaatcataattcacgtcggcagtaatggcACAcagttacgccaatcggaggtcactaaagtcaatattgaatcggtgtgtaactttgccaaaacaatgtcggactctgtagttttctctggtcccctccccaatcagaccaggagtgacatgtttagcc is drawn from Pelmatolapia mariae isolate MD_Pm_ZW unplaced genomic scaffold, Pm_UMD_F_2 NODE_ptg000824l+_length_23602_cov_1, whole genome shotgun sequence and contains these coding sequences:
- the LOC134623671 gene encoding polymeric immunoglobulin receptor-like, which codes for MWSLQNLLFILCITLRCVTTAVGVIHVTGYVGREVNVSCSYDEGYESYEKYLCKNDCGDSDVLITTSNSSKNKYSIHDDKTARIFTTTITDLHSMDAGKYWCGVTRTGKDIYTEIELKLVPDSCCDTVTKVQSYERYSESVSCPYESQYQNNLKYICRGNQPSTCLQQALIISDNKQNGRFRLDDDKVLGTFTVNISSLTQNDSGSYLCGVDRNSELDVFSAVELKVEGERS
- the LOC134623672 gene encoding polymeric immunoglobulin receptor-like gives rise to the protein MRRLQNLLFTFCIALRCVTSAVGAIHVTGYVGSAVKVSCSYDQGYESYEKYLCKNDCHSNDDVLITTSNPVKSKYRIHDDKTARIFTTSISDLRSVDAGKYWCGVTIFGIDSYTEVELKLVQDSCCNNVKEVESYAGYSVSFSCLYESRYQNNLKYICRGTQPSMCLQRALITSYNKQNGRFRFDDENMLTQFTTKISSLTQSDSGRYLCGIQRNSDLHLFCAFELKVKDHCCDTVTNIENYEGYSESINCPYENQYQNSLKYICRGNRPSTCLQEAIITSDNRENGRFRLDDVKMSRIFTVTINSLTQSDSGHYLCGVQTNSDHDVFSAVELRVKEWCCVRSTKITGTVGQPLTLQCPYPQQHRDNRKFLCKGDHRNSCRDMVMSQNRFALQDDIYSSSFSVTITKLEEADAGTYWCGSDSQWRVGNYTKIQLSVEFCCVKSTKINGTVGQPLTLQCPYPSQHRDNRKFLCKGDHHNNCTDMLKNQSRFTLQDASSSTFVVTISKLEAADAGTYWCGSDSQWRVGNYTKIQLSVFPQSTLGKKNPALYVIPPVLLLICILVLVYKYRRSRIEEAVLSLSRNASRKKSSKEVIGAAQSEIYKNQAVVTSNDQSTSNVYEEVDVEVHYENLTASE